The genomic stretch GCGGCAACCGTCCTAGCCCGTCCATTATGCCGTCCAAGGTCTCGAACGTCGGTTCCGGTCCCGGAGCACCCGGTGGTGGTGGCGGAGGCGGTAACCGTCGTGGCGGAGGCGGCTATAACCGCGGTCCTTCGCGTCCGGGGCCCGGTGGCCGTGGAAATGCACAGGGCGCTTTCGGCCGCGGCGGATCCAAGCGTAAGAACCGTAAGTCGAAGGCAGCTCGCCGCAATGAAATCGAGCAGATGAATGCACCCGCACCCGGTGGTGTGGTAGTACCTCGCGGCGATGGTTCGACCGAGGTACGCCTGCGTCGCGGCGCGTCCATTATGGATTTTGCCGAGAAGATTGGTGCTAACCCGGCCTCGCTGATTACCGTGCTCTTCCACTTGGGTGAAATGGCTACTCAAACCCAGTCGCTCGATGAAGAAACCTTCGAGCTATTGGGTGTCGAGCTAGGGTACGTCGTAAAGATCGTGTCTCCCGAGGACGAAGAACGCGAGCTCTTGGAGTCATTTGACATCGACCTTGAAGCCGAGGCAGAGGCGGAAGGCGATGATGTTCTTGAAGCTCGTCCTCCGGTCGTGACCGTGATGGGTCACGTTGACCACGGTAAAACTCGACTGCTGGATGCTATTCGGAATACCAACGTCATTGAGGGTGAAGCCGGCGGTATTACCCAGCATATCGGTGCGTATCAGGTACACACCACCGTCGAAGGTGAAGACCGTGCGATTACCTTTATCGATACCCCCGGTCACGAGGCGTTTACCGCTATGCGTGCCCGCGGCGCGAAGGTTACCGACGTAGCCATCCTTGTGGTCGCTGCGGATGACGGCGTGATGCCGCAGACTGTTGAGGCGTTGAACCACGCTCAGGCAGCTGATGTGCCGATCGTCGTAGCTATCAACAAGATCGATAAGGAAGGCGCATCGCCCGATAAGGTCAAGGGCCAGCTGACCGAGTATGGTCTGGTACCTGAAGATTACGGTGGAGACACCATGTTCGTGAACGTTTCGGCTCGGAATGGCACGAACATTACCGAACTGCTTGAAGCCGTAACCTTGACTGCCGACGTTCTGGAACTGCGCGCTAATCCGAATAAGGAAGCTCGTGGCGTTGCCATTGAAGCGAATCTGGATAAGGGCCGCGGTGCGGTCTCCACCGTCTTGGTGCAGTCCGGTACTCTGCATGTGGGCGATGCGATTGTCGCCGGTGTGGCGCACGGTCGCGTGCGCGCCATGTTCGACGAGAATGGTCACGCAGTGAAAGAAGCCGGTCCGTCCCGTCCCGTTCAGGTTCTGGGTCTTTCGACCGTTCCCCGTGCGGGAGATACCTTCCTCTCGACCGAAGAAGAGCGCACCGCACGCCAGATTGCTGAGAAGCGTGAGGCCGCAGACCGTAATGCACAGCTCGCGAAGCGTCGTAAGCGTGTAACTCTTGAATCCTTCGATGCTGCTGTGGCTGAGGGCAAGATGGATACCCTCAACCTGATTATTAAGGGTGACGTCTCCGGCGCTGTTGAAGCTCTGGAAGAGTCGCTCATGAAGATTGATGTGGGCGGCGACGAAGTTCAGCTGCGCGTCATCCACCGCGGTGTAGGTGCTATTACTCAGAACGATGTGAACCTGGCAACCGTGGACAACGCGGTGATCAT from Rothia dentocariosa ATCC 17931 encodes the following:
- the infB gene encoding translation initiation factor IF-2; translation: MAKPRVHEIAKELGVTSKEVIAKLAEQGEFVKGASSTLNPLVVKKLREAFPAPAQAPEKPTKASGKSAASTAKTASAKPAAPKKSADAKSAAKPAAPKPAPKPGAKPAAKSAAPKPGAKGAAKSSSGPRPGNNPFSSQQGMARPEAPKPAAPKPAPKPGASAPKPGPKPGPRPGNNPFSSQQGMKRPERGEQRSGGPRPPRGQRSGNNAPRPGGGGNGPRSASGSRSHAPRSGGGNRPSPSIMPSKVSNVGSGPGAPGGGGGGGNRRGGGGYNRGPSRPGPGGRGNAQGAFGRGGSKRKNRKSKAARRNEIEQMNAPAPGGVVVPRGDGSTEVRLRRGASIMDFAEKIGANPASLITVLFHLGEMATQTQSLDEETFELLGVELGYVVKIVSPEDEERELLESFDIDLEAEAEAEGDDVLEARPPVVTVMGHVDHGKTRLLDAIRNTNVIEGEAGGITQHIGAYQVHTTVEGEDRAITFIDTPGHEAFTAMRARGAKVTDVAILVVAADDGVMPQTVEALNHAQAADVPIVVAINKIDKEGASPDKVKGQLTEYGLVPEDYGGDTMFVNVSARNGTNITELLEAVTLTADVLELRANPNKEARGVAIEANLDKGRGAVSTVLVQSGTLHVGDAIVAGVAHGRVRAMFDENGHAVKEAGPSRPVQVLGLSTVPRAGDTFLSTEEERTARQIAEKREAADRNAQLAKRRKRVTLESFDAAVAEGKMDTLNLIIKGDVSGAVEALEESLMKIDVGGDEVQLRVIHRGVGAITQNDVNLATVDNAVIIGFNVRPAERVSELADREGVEMKFYSVIYRAIEEIEQAVKGMLKPEYEEVELGSAEIREVFRSSKWGNIAGSMVKNGIIKRNSKARLVRDGVVVSEDLTIESLRRFKDDATEVREGFECGIGLGSFNDIKEGDVIETWEMREKPRV